A genomic window from Cytobacillus suaedae includes:
- the fliG gene encoding flagellar motor switch protein FliG yields the protein MAKRDKDIRLSGKQKAAILLISLGPDVSASVYKHLSEEEIEKLTLEISGVRKVDASAKEEIMDEFHQIALAQDYIAQGGIGYAKTVLEKALGADQAATIINRLTSSLQVKPFDFARKADPAQILNFIQNEHPQTIALILSYLDATQAGQILSELPQEMQADIARRIALMDSTSPEIINEVEQILERKLSATVTQDYTQTGGIEAVVEVLNGVDRSTERTILDALEIQDPELAEEIKKRMFVFEDIVTLDNRSIQRVIRDVENEDLLLSLKVASEEVKEIVFKNMSKRMVDTFKDEMEYMGPVRLRDVEESQSRIVAVIRRLEEAGEIVIARGGGDDIIV from the coding sequence GTGGCAAAACGAGATAAAGACATTAGACTATCTGGAAAACAAAAAGCAGCCATTCTTTTAATCTCATTAGGACCTGACGTCTCTGCGTCTGTTTATAAGCATCTTTCTGAGGAAGAAATTGAGAAGTTGACACTTGAGATTTCAGGAGTAAGAAAGGTGGATGCATCTGCAAAAGAAGAAATAATGGATGAGTTTCACCAAATTGCTCTTGCACAGGACTATATTGCTCAAGGTGGTATAGGATATGCCAAAACTGTGTTAGAGAAGGCATTAGGTGCTGATCAAGCTGCAACGATTATTAACCGCCTTACATCTTCTTTACAGGTTAAACCATTTGACTTTGCAAGAAAAGCAGATCCAGCTCAAATATTGAACTTTATACAAAATGAGCATCCACAAACGATAGCATTAATACTTTCCTATTTAGATGCTACGCAGGCAGGACAGATCCTATCGGAACTTCCTCAGGAAATGCAAGCTGATATAGCTAGAAGGATTGCACTTATGGATAGTACCTCACCAGAAATTATTAATGAGGTTGAACAAATACTTGAACGAAAATTATCTGCTACAGTGACTCAAGACTATACCCAAACGGGTGGTATTGAGGCTGTAGTAGAAGTGCTCAACGGGGTTGACAGAAGCACAGAACGTACAATTCTTGATGCACTAGAAATTCAGGATCCTGAACTAGCCGAAGAGATTAAGAAAAGAATGTTTGTATTTGAAGATATTGTTACATTAGACAATCGTTCAATTCAAAGGGTTATCCGAGATGTTGAAAATGAGGATTTATTATTATCACTTAAAGTTGCAAGTGAAGAAGTCAAGGAAATCGTCTTTAAAAATATGTCTAAACGAATGGTGGATACATTTAAAGACGAAATGGAGTACATGGGACCAGTTCGATTACGAGATGTGGAAGAATCACAATCTCGAATAGTGGCAGTAATTAGAAGGCTTGAAGAAGCTGGGGAGATCGTCATAGCTCGTGGCGGAGGAGATGATATCATTGTCTAG
- the fliH gene encoding flagellar assembly protein FliH encodes MSRVIKSNFTNTTIDEKRIIALQKIRSPQNDQENIEVDLTKFHLEAEAILQEAQRKADNLLSSAKLELEKTIEEIENQKLKWDSEKQELIALAKKEGYSLGIDEGKHEGLEQYKTLIAEAREIIDLSKQEYSTLIDSSEETILKIGLNVAKKIINKELNENNEDFLRIVRKAIKEVSEYTQIQIHVHPRYFELMLNQKEELRNLFNKETELSIYPNEELQETDCVIESSFGRIDASVDSQLIEIKHKLLSLLVGE; translated from the coding sequence TTGTCTAGAGTGATAAAATCTAACTTTACAAATACGACTATTGATGAAAAAAGAATTATTGCATTACAAAAAATTAGATCTCCACAAAACGACCAAGAAAATATTGAAGTTGATCTTACTAAGTTCCATTTAGAGGCTGAGGCAATTCTTCAAGAAGCACAGCGAAAGGCTGATAATCTTCTTTCAAGCGCAAAGTTAGAACTGGAAAAAACAATTGAAGAAATTGAAAATCAAAAATTAAAATGGGATTCAGAAAAACAAGAACTCATAGCGCTGGCAAAAAAAGAGGGTTATTCCTTAGGAATTGATGAGGGTAAACATGAAGGACTGGAACAGTATAAAACTCTTATCGCAGAAGCAAGGGAAATTATCGACCTTTCAAAGCAAGAGTATAGTACTCTAATAGATTCTTCAGAAGAGACCATTTTAAAGATTGGCTTAAATGTAGCGAAAAAGATAATAAATAAAGAGTTAAATGAGAACAATGAAGATTTTCTGCGTATTGTTAGAAAAGCAATTAAAGAGGTTAGTGAATACACTCAAATTCAAATACATGTTCATCCACGCTATTTTGAGCTTATGTTAAATCAAAAAGAAGAACTTAGAAATCTATTTAACAAGGAAACAGAATTATCCATTTATCCAAATGAAGAGTTACAAGAAACCGACTGTGTGATTGAATCTAGTTTTGGAAGAATTGATGCTAGTGTTGATAGTCAATTAATTGAAATTAAGCACAAACTTCTTTCCTTGTTGGTAGGTGAATAA
- the fliI gene encoding flagellar protein export ATPase FliI, translated as MKLVDLLEEIDTINPYKRYGKVNKVVGLMIESRGPECSIGDVCYINIGSKHKRKIQAEVVGFREEYVILMPYTSVNEISPGSIVEATLKPLEIKVGSALIGSVIDSIGMPLDGSQLPKGLTPVPTDQNPPNPLDRPPINEEISVGVRMIDSLLTVGKGQRVGIFAGSGVGKSTLMGMIARNTTADINVIALVGERGREVREFIERDLGVDGLKRSIVIVATSDQPALMRLKAAYTATSIAEYFRDKGLNVMFMMDSVTRVAMAQREIGLAIGEPPTTKGYTPSVFSILPKLLERTGTNKNGTITAFYTVLVDGDDMNEPIADTVRGILDGHLVLDRALANKGQFPAINVLKSISRVMNHIVPEEHRHNAERLRDLLSTYINSEDLINIGAYKRGSSRDIDEAIRYYPKITTFLKQGTEEKISAEESLQRLKRLIEVGE; from the coding sequence ATGAAACTAGTAGACTTACTAGAGGAAATAGATACGATCAATCCGTATAAGCGTTATGGGAAAGTGAATAAAGTTGTTGGATTAATGATTGAATCTAGAGGTCCAGAATGTTCGATTGGTGACGTCTGTTATATCAATATTGGTTCAAAACACAAGCGGAAAATTCAGGCAGAAGTCGTTGGTTTTCGTGAAGAATATGTAATTTTAATGCCCTATACATCAGTTAATGAAATTTCTCCGGGGAGTATAGTAGAAGCAACTCTAAAACCGTTAGAAATAAAAGTCGGCTCTGCTCTAATCGGAAGTGTTATTGATTCTATTGGAATGCCACTAGATGGTAGCCAACTACCAAAAGGATTAACACCTGTACCAACTGATCAAAATCCTCCGAACCCATTAGATAGACCGCCGATAAACGAAGAGATCTCAGTTGGTGTTCGTATGATTGATAGTCTTTTAACCGTTGGGAAAGGTCAGCGTGTAGGAATCTTTGCAGGAAGTGGTGTAGGAAAAAGTACCTTAATGGGAATGATTGCTCGAAATACGACAGCTGATATTAATGTAATAGCATTAGTAGGAGAGCGTGGAAGAGAAGTTAGAGAGTTCATTGAGCGTGATTTGGGTGTCGATGGTTTAAAGCGGTCAATTGTAATTGTCGCTACTTCTGACCAGCCTGCACTGATGAGATTAAAGGCTGCGTATACAGCTACTTCAATTGCAGAATATTTTCGGGATAAAGGCCTAAATGTCATGTTTATGATGGATTCGGTAACTCGTGTAGCTATGGCCCAAAGGGAAATCGGGCTAGCAATAGGTGAACCACCTACAACCAAAGGTTACACGCCAAGTGTATTTTCGATTCTTCCCAAGCTGTTAGAAAGAACAGGTACAAATAAAAACGGTACGATTACCGCCTTTTACACAGTACTAGTAGATGGTGATGATATGAATGAACCAATAGCGGATACAGTTCGTGGGATACTTGATGGTCACTTAGTTCTGGATCGAGCTTTAGCGAATAAAGGACAGTTTCCAGCGATCAATGTGTTAAAAAGTATTAGTCGTGTAATGAATCATATTGTACCTGAAGAACACCGTCATAATGCGGAAAGACTAAGAGATCTTTTATCAACCTATATCAATTCTGAGGATTTGATAAATATCGGTGCATATAAAAGAGGGTCCTCAAGAGACATTGATGAGGCAATCCGTTACTACCCCAAAATTACAACCTTCTTAAAGCAAGGTACTGAAGAGAAAATATCTGCTGAAGAGAGTTTGCAAAGATTGAAGAGATTAATAGAAGTAGGTGAATAG
- the fliJ gene encoding flagellar biosynthesis chaperone FliJ: MNYQFEFQKLLAIKEREKDKVLVDYNESVKHFETLAEKLYSYLKRKEDLEEKKVSKLSSGLQIQDIRHQQQFITNLEKTIAHYQRLVMESRQKMQQFQAILLEKNIEVKKFEKMKEKRLQAFIADLNYQESKLMDEISIQQFMGKGN; encoded by the coding sequence ATGAACTATCAGTTTGAATTTCAAAAGTTATTAGCAATTAAAGAAAGAGAAAAAGACAAAGTCTTAGTTGATTACAATGAGTCTGTTAAACATTTTGAAACTCTTGCTGAAAAGTTATATTCCTATTTAAAGCGTAAAGAAGACCTGGAAGAAAAAAAGGTATCAAAGTTGAGTTCAGGTTTACAAATCCAAGATATTAGACATCAGCAGCAATTTATTACTAATCTCGAGAAGACAATTGCACATTATCAAAGATTAGTTATGGAAAGCCGACAGAAAATGCAGCAGTTTCAAGCAATCTTACTTGAAAAAAACATTGAAGTTAAAAAGTTTGAAAAGATGAAGGAAAAAAGACTTCAGGCATTTATTGCTGACCTTAATTATCAAGAGAGTAAGTTAATGGATGAAATTTCTATCCAACAATTTATGGGTAAAGGAAATTAG
- a CDS encoding flagellar hook-length control protein FliK, which translates to MRIQTFSLTNQNDNSKVSLNEQSSNGSNFSGLISLLSSIDQNPTESIRHKLQKSLVMEQQLTNIGESEHLMELDSESLSAFIELLTQSKDGFLGSDTNVDRELNEAIAILVNQPGQEVKTETESIISDLLASLPIEVKINVEQTLQAFQEGKLNSSSNEELSKPESTIALLILLTRSLQDGKKLNENPSVSKLIEFVNRQLETMNLTEIIPAKEDLSKTLKKLVELSTTLVETNKTQGKITEGDNNSNNRSYLQSVFSRYFVEPSKLHQINSMKNQSIVSQTVTGIQDDKQTSMKSDLVVQPSISALDLQVPLTKVQQFALFVEQQHGKQTINQEQFIKEFQNILARSQFGNGKEGMKLLIKLYPEHLGSLRIELLQKDNMMIARIIASSGAAKDVLESQIQSLKQSFLSQNIQVEKIEISQQLQQSERSLQKDSQQNNGQGNRQMNDNQHEESEENQTFESALQEELNVKV; encoded by the coding sequence ATGAGAATACAGACCTTTTCATTAACTAATCAAAATGATAACAGTAAAGTATCTCTGAATGAGCAATCTAGCAATGGTTCTAATTTCAGTGGATTAATCAGTCTATTATCATCCATTGACCAAAATCCTACTGAATCAATTAGACATAAGCTACAAAAAAGCCTGGTTATGGAACAACAGTTAACTAACATTGGTGAATCAGAGCATTTAATGGAGCTAGACAGTGAAAGTCTTTCCGCTTTTATTGAATTACTAACCCAGTCAAAAGATGGTTTTTTGGGGAGTGATACTAACGTTGATAGAGAGTTAAATGAAGCAATTGCAATCTTAGTTAACCAGCCTGGACAAGAAGTTAAGACTGAAACTGAGTCAATAATTTCTGATTTACTAGCTAGTTTACCAATAGAAGTAAAAATTAATGTTGAACAAACCCTACAAGCATTCCAAGAGGGTAAACTTAATAGCTCATCTAATGAAGAACTTTCTAAGCCTGAAAGCACTATTGCGCTCCTAATTTTGCTAACACGATCTTTACAGGATGGAAAGAAGTTAAATGAGAATCCGTCAGTTTCAAAATTAATTGAGTTCGTGAATAGACAACTTGAAACGATGAACCTAACTGAGATTATACCTGCTAAAGAGGACCTTTCAAAGACATTAAAAAAGCTAGTTGAACTGTCAACTACCTTAGTTGAAACAAACAAGACGCAGGGGAAAATCACTGAAGGTGATAATAATAGTAATAATAGAAGCTACCTGCAATCAGTCTTTTCTAGATACTTTGTGGAACCATCTAAATTGCACCAGATTAATTCTATGAAAAACCAAAGCATAGTTTCACAAACAGTTACTGGTATTCAAGATGATAAACAAACTTCAATGAAATCTGATTTGGTTGTCCAACCTTCTATTAGCGCTCTAGACTTACAAGTTCCATTGACGAAAGTACAGCAGTTTGCCTTGTTTGTAGAACAGCAGCATGGTAAACAAACAATCAATCAAGAACAATTTATAAAAGAATTCCAAAATATACTGGCTCGTAGTCAATTTGGGAACGGCAAGGAAGGAATGAAGTTATTAATTAAGCTTTATCCTGAGCACCTAGGATCTTTAAGAATAGAGCTTTTACAAAAAGATAACATGATGATTGCTCGTATTATTGCCTCATCTGGTGCAGCCAAAGATGTTCTAGAATCTCAGATACAATCATTAAAGCAATCATTTTTATCTCAAAATATTCAGGTTGAAAAAATAGAAATTTCGCAGCAATTACAACAATCTGAGCGTTCTTTACAAAAAGATTCCCAACAAAACAACGGACAGGGTAATCGCCAAATGAATGATAATCAACATGAAGAGTCTGAGGAAAATCAAACATTTGAATCCGCATTACAAGAAGAACTTAACGTGAAAGTATAG
- the flgD gene encoding flagellar hook assembly protein FlgD, translated as MTNKIDSSLYLSNVQQQRKTGSDILGKDDFLKILMTQLQNQDPMNPMQDKDFIAQMATFSSLEQMTNMSKTMEKFVNAQTGDRLLKYSSMIGKEVEWGYKTTDPDGNETEKSGSGIIKSIKQKGTDIELELEDGTKVYTDEIIKVSLPKPVPEQ; from the coding sequence ATGACTAATAAGATTGACTCTAGTCTGTATCTCTCAAATGTTCAGCAACAGAGAAAAACCGGAAGTGACATTCTGGGTAAAGATGATTTCTTAAAAATATTAATGACTCAGTTGCAAAACCAAGACCCAATGAACCCGATGCAAGATAAAGATTTTATTGCCCAAATGGCAACATTCTCTTCTTTAGAGCAAATGACTAATATGAGCAAGACGATGGAGAAGTTTGTAAATGCTCAGACTGGTGATCGGTTACTTAAATACAGTAGTATGATCGGAAAAGAAGTAGAATGGGGCTATAAAACAACAGACCCTGACGGTAATGAAACTGAAAAGTCTGGTTCTGGGATAATCAAATCAATCAAACAAAAGGGTACTGATATTGAGCTGGAACTTGAAGATGGGACAAAAGTTTATACAGATGAAATTATTAAAGTAAGTCTTCCTAAGCCCGTACCTGAACAATAA
- a CDS encoding flagellar protein — translation MDHRIHQLQNHPLSFPSKKNTAGIKQSTLSFKETLAEATALKISKHAQKRLDERNISIDQQRWAQINAKVAEAKSKGIGDSLVVMDEAALIVNAKNNTVITAMNRSEASSQIFTNINGTILID, via the coding sequence ATGGATCATAGAATACATCAATTACAAAATCATCCGCTGTCATTTCCATCCAAAAAAAATACAGCTGGAATAAAACAATCTACTCTTTCATTTAAAGAAACTCTTGCAGAGGCAACTGCTCTAAAAATAAGTAAGCATGCACAAAAGCGTCTTGATGAAAGAAATATATCAATTGATCAACAAAGATGGGCTCAAATCAATGCAAAAGTAGCTGAAGCGAAATCCAAGGGCATCGGTGACTCATTAGTGGTGATGGATGAAGCAGCATTGATTGTTAATGCAAAAAATAATACCGTCATTACAGCAATGAATAGAAGTGAAGCAAGTTCACAAATTTTCACCAATATAAACGGAACAATACTAATAGACTAA
- the flgG gene encoding flagellar basal body rod protein FlgG, with translation MLRSMYSGIGGMKNFQIKLDVIGNNIANVNTYGYKKGRTTFKDLVSQQIAGASAPGGTTGGVNPKQVGLGSQLGSIDTIHTQGSLQTTGRPLDLGISGDGYFKVTDGTSEYYTRAGNFYLDANGDIVNSDGLYLVDSTDNSPINVPTDSQSFSIAKDGTINIISATPPATQIIGLVKFPNPEGLEKAGDNLYRESPNSSQAGTPVVPVAPGTGGTGTLVSGALEMSNVDLSEEFTDMIVAQRGFQANTRIITTSDEILQELVNLKR, from the coding sequence ATGTTAAGATCTATGTACTCAGGTATCGGTGGTATGAAAAACTTCCAGATAAAGTTAGATGTTATCGGAAATAACATAGCGAATGTAAATACTTATGGATATAAAAAAGGTAGAACAACATTTAAAGATCTTGTGAGTCAGCAGATTGCTGGGGCATCGGCGCCGGGTGGAACTACTGGGGGAGTAAACCCTAAGCAGGTTGGACTTGGTTCACAATTGGGTTCGATTGATACAATTCATACTCAAGGTAGTTTACAAACAACGGGACGCCCTTTAGATCTTGGAATATCGGGTGATGGGTATTTTAAGGTAACAGATGGAACTTCTGAGTATTACACTAGAGCAGGTAATTTTTATCTAGATGCTAATGGGGATATTGTTAATTCAGATGGTTTATATCTAGTAGATAGCACCGATAATAGCCCGATTAATGTTCCTACTGATTCACAAAGCTTTAGTATTGCTAAAGATGGAACAATAAATATAATTTCTGCTACACCTCCAGCTACACAAATAATTGGTTTGGTTAAATTTCCTAACCCAGAAGGATTAGAAAAAGCAGGAGATAATCTTTATAGAGAGTCGCCTAACTCGAGTCAAGCAGGTACTCCAGTAGTACCAGTTGCTCCTGGTACAGGTGGGACGGGCACATTAGTATCGGGAGCCCTTGAAATGTCAAATGTTGACTTATCAGAAGAGTTCACAGATATGATTGTTGCTCAACGTGGATTCCAAGCGAATACTCGTATTATTACAACTTCAGATGAAATCCTTCAAGAATTAGTAAACCTTAAACGATAG
- a CDS encoding flagellar FlbD family protein gives MIKLTRLNGKPFTLNAIYIEQVESFPDTTITLTNGKKFVVKESEDDVNLKVRNFYHSVNVLGLQNDTEGSSL, from the coding sequence TTGATAAAACTGACTCGATTAAATGGAAAGCCTTTTACATTAAATGCTATTTATATTGAACAGGTAGAATCATTCCCGGATACAACCATTACCTTAACAAATGGAAAAAAGTTTGTCGTGAAGGAATCCGAAGATGATGTTAACCTGAAGGTGAGAAATTTTTATCACAGTGTAAATGTGTTAGGGCTTCAAAATGACACGGAGGGATCGTCATTGTGA
- the fliL gene encoding flagellar basal body-associated protein FliL: MKNKLLTIMLIIISAITLVGTTAFVVLMNFTGDEKAEPTIDEVLESTVVLPEMTTKLKGKGYMLISFNIHTDSKKAKTELEKRDFQVRNIVIKEISEMTIDQFEGEQGISSLENILKDRINELMQEGTVVSVYATSFLPQ, translated from the coding sequence GTGAAAAATAAGCTACTTACAATCATGCTAATTATTATCAGTGCTATCACGCTAGTAGGTACAACAGCTTTTGTCGTTCTCATGAATTTTACAGGTGATGAAAAAGCCGAACCAACGATTGATGAGGTCTTAGAATCGACAGTTGTTTTACCTGAGATGACTACGAAGTTAAAAGGAAAAGGTTATATGCTGATATCTTTTAACATTCATACTGATAGTAAAAAGGCGAAAACAGAATTAGAGAAAAGAGATTTTCAGGTTAGAAATATAGTGATTAAAGAAATATCCGAAATGACAATAGATCAGTTCGAAGGTGAACAAGGTATTTCCTCACTTGAAAATATATTAAAAGACCGTATTAACGAACTCATGCAAGAGGGTACAGTCGTGAGTGTTTATGCAACCTCCTTTCTCCCTCAATAA
- the fliM gene encoding flagellar motor switch protein FliM has translation MSAEVLSQSEIDALLSALSTGEMNADELKKEVTEKKVKVYDFKRALRFSKDQVRSLTRIHENFSRLLTTYFSAQLRTYVQISVGSADQVPYEEFIRSIPKMTILNVFEVPPLDGRILLEVNPNIAYAIMDRLLGGRGASINKVENLTEIETKIMSNIFEKAFENLREAWDSVADIDPMLAEFEVNPQFLQMVSPNETVVVISLNTQIGETSGMINICIPHVVLEPIIPKLSAHYWMQNVKKESAPQAVAAIEKQIRHANLPIIAELGSTDISIQDFLMLDLGDVIQLDQTIGKPLTIKVAGTPKFTGQAGKVNKKIGIQIINAIQGGSDDDE, from the coding sequence ATGTCGGCGGAAGTTTTATCTCAAAGTGAAATAGATGCTTTATTATCCGCCCTTTCAACTGGGGAAATGAATGCAGATGAATTAAAGAAAGAAGTCACGGAAAAGAAAGTTAAAGTCTACGATTTTAAGCGTGCTTTACGCTTCTCAAAGGATCAAGTAAGGAGTTTAACTAGAATTCATGAGAATTTTTCTAGACTATTAACAACTTATTTCTCTGCACAATTAAGAACGTATGTACAAATCTCTGTAGGCTCTGCTGACCAGGTTCCATATGAAGAGTTTATACGTTCAATCCCGAAAATGACCATCCTAAATGTATTTGAAGTTCCACCACTTGATGGGAGAATCCTTTTAGAAGTAAATCCAAATATTGCATATGCGATAATGGATCGCTTATTGGGTGGACGAGGAGCTAGTATTAACAAGGTTGAAAATTTAACTGAGATTGAAACTAAAATTATGTCTAACATTTTTGAAAAAGCTTTCGAAAATCTTCGAGAAGCATGGGACTCGGTGGCAGATATTGACCCAATGTTGGCAGAGTTTGAGGTGAATCCACAGTTTTTACAGATGGTCTCACCAAATGAGACGGTAGTAGTTATATCATTGAACACGCAAATTGGTGAAACAAGTGGGATGATTAACATTTGTATACCACATGTTGTGCTAGAGCCTATCATACCAAAACTATCTGCACATTACTGGATGCAAAATGTAAAAAAGGAAAGTGCACCACAAGCAGTAGCCGCAATTGAAAAGCAAATTAGACATGCAAATTTACCGATTATAGCTGAGTTGGGGTCAACCGATATATCCATCCAAGACTTTTTAATGCTTGATTTAGGAGATGTCATTCAACTTGACCAAACAATTGGAAAACCACTTACGATAAAAGTAGCTGGGACACCTAAATTTACTGGTCAAGCTGGTAAAGTCAATAAAAAAATTGGGATTCAAATTATAAATGCGATTCAAGGGGGGAGCGATGACGATGAGTGA
- the fliY gene encoding flagellar motor switch phosphatase FliY — MTMSDMLSQDEIDALLRGVTDFDNDKEEKNDSSPTEEYLTSMEEDALGEIGNISFGSSATALSTLLNQKVEITTPSVSVVEKSQLSDEFPQPYVAIQVSYTEGFSGANLLVIKQSDAAIIADLMLGGDGRNPADLLGEIQLSAVQEAMNQMMGSAATSMSTVFNKKVDISPPSIDVLDFTESETSGKIPTDQILAKISFRLKIGDLIDSNIMQLVPLEFAKALVYELMNPSALDEVAPAAQAERYEEQVVLTPDLATMEPKQTMANDYSQPTYQQPPSQSAYQTRPSQPSGPKHMGANYNQAMGQPTNVQPAVFSNFEQVQLGENEAKNLDMLLDIPLQVTVELGRTKRSIKEILELTTGSIIELDKLAGEPVDVLVNNKLVAKGEVVVIDENFGVRITDIISQKDRINNLR; from the coding sequence ATGACGATGAGTGATATGCTTTCACAAGACGAAATTGATGCACTATTAAGAGGCGTCACTGATTTTGATAATGACAAGGAAGAAAAAAATGATAGTTCCCCTACTGAAGAATATCTAACTTCGATGGAGGAAGATGCTCTTGGGGAAATCGGTAATATTTCTTTCGGAAGCTCAGCAACTGCTCTTTCGACATTATTAAATCAAAAAGTTGAAATTACAACACCAAGTGTTTCCGTTGTGGAGAAGAGTCAGCTTTCAGATGAATTTCCTCAACCTTATGTAGCGATACAGGTTAGTTATACAGAAGGCTTTTCAGGTGCAAATTTATTAGTTATTAAACAAAGTGATGCAGCTATTATTGCAGACTTAATGTTAGGCGGGGACGGAAGAAACCCGGCAGATTTACTAGGAGAAATTCAGTTAAGTGCAGTACAAGAAGCGATGAACCAAATGATGGGGTCTGCTGCCACATCTATGTCCACTGTTTTTAATAAAAAGGTTGATATCTCTCCGCCAAGTATTGATGTACTCGATTTTACAGAGAGTGAGACATCTGGAAAGATTCCAACTGATCAAATACTCGCTAAAATTTCTTTCCGTTTAAAAATTGGGGATTTAATAGATTCAAATATTATGCAGTTAGTTCCGTTGGAATTTGCAAAGGCATTGGTTTATGAGCTTATGAATCCTTCGGCACTTGATGAAGTTGCACCAGCTGCTCAAGCGGAACGCTATGAAGAACAAGTTGTTTTAACACCAGATTTGGCAACTATGGAACCAAAGCAAACCATGGCAAATGACTATAGCCAGCCAACGTACCAACAACCGCCAAGTCAGTCAGCTTACCAAACTAGACCAAGTCAACCGTCAGGACCAAAGCATATGGGCGCTAATTACAATCAAGCAATGGGTCAACCTACAAATGTTCAACCGGCTGTATTTTCAAATTTTGAGCAGGTTCAGTTAGGTGAAAACGAAGCAAAGAATTTAGATATGCTTTTAGATATTCCACTTCAAGTGACTGTTGAATTAGGTAGAACAAAACGTTCTATTAAAGAAATTCTTGAGCTTACAACAGGCTCAATTATTGAATTGGACAAGCTTGCAGGTGAGCCTGTAGATGTCCTAGTAAACAATAAGCTAGTTGCCAAAGGTGAAGTTGTTGTTATTGATGAGAACTTTGGTGTACGCATTACAGATATCATTAGTCAAAAAGATAGAATAAATAATCTTAGATAA
- a CDS encoding response regulator: protein MAHKILIVDDAAFMRMMIKDILSKNGFDVVGEAADGAQAVEKYQELQPDLVTMDITMPEMDGITALKEIKKINPNAKVIMCSAMGQQAMVIDAIQAGAKDFIVKPFQADRVIEAISKTLS, encoded by the coding sequence ATGGCACACAAAATTTTAATCGTAGACGACGCAGCTTTCATGAGAATGATGATTAAGGATATTCTTTCTAAGAACGGTTTTGATGTAGTTGGGGAAGCAGCAGACGGTGCACAAGCTGTTGAAAAATATCAGGAACTTCAACCTGACTTAGTAACAATGGATATAACGATGCCAGAAATGGATGGAATTACTGCATTAAAAGAAATTAAAAAAATTAACCCAAATGCGAAGGTAATTATGTGTTCAGCAATGGGACAACAAGCAATGGTAATTGATGCAATCCAAGCAGGTGCAAAGGACTTTATTGTTAAACCTTTCCAAGCTGATCGAGTTATTGAAGCTATCAGCAAAACATTAAGCTAA